The following proteins come from a genomic window of Streptomyces sp. NBC_01716:
- a CDS encoding 4-(cytidine 5'-diphospho)-2-C-methyl-D-erythritol kinase: MSGTGVTVRVPAKVNVQLAVGGARPDGFHDLANVFLAVGLHDEITVTPADELRVTCAGPDAHQVPLDATNLAARAAIELARRHGIEPRVHIHIDKDIPVAGGMAGGSADGAGALLACDALWGLGSSQAELLAICAELGSDVPFSLLGGAALGVGRGERLTPLEVGGTFHWVFAVADGGLSTPAVYAEFDRLNAAADVPPPAAAPALLAALRTGDATALADTLTNDLQPAALSLRPSLAATLTTGTSAGALAALVSGSGPTTAFLTKDEESATSVAEALLASGNCRTARVTSSPAAGARVVS, translated from the coding sequence GTGAGTGGCACCGGGGTGACCGTACGGGTACCGGCGAAGGTCAACGTCCAGCTGGCGGTGGGCGGGGCGCGCCCCGACGGCTTCCACGACCTGGCGAATGTCTTTCTCGCGGTGGGTCTCCACGACGAGATCACCGTGACCCCGGCCGACGAACTGCGCGTCACCTGCGCGGGCCCGGACGCGCACCAGGTGCCGCTGGACGCGACGAACCTCGCGGCGCGCGCGGCGATCGAGCTGGCGCGGCGGCACGGGATCGAGCCGCGCGTCCATATCCACATCGACAAGGACATCCCCGTCGCGGGCGGCATGGCCGGCGGCAGCGCGGACGGCGCGGGCGCGCTGCTCGCGTGCGACGCGCTCTGGGGGCTGGGCTCGTCGCAGGCCGAACTGCTCGCGATCTGCGCGGAGTTGGGCAGCGACGTGCCGTTCAGCCTGCTGGGCGGCGCGGCGCTGGGCGTCGGGCGCGGGGAGCGGCTGACGCCGCTGGAGGTGGGCGGCACCTTCCACTGGGTGTTCGCGGTCGCGGACGGGGGGCTGTCGACCCCGGCGGTGTACGCGGAGTTCGACCGCCTCAACGCGGCGGCCGACGTCCCGCCACCGGCCGCCGCCCCTGCCCTCCTCGCGGCCCTGCGTACGGGCGACGCGACGGCCCTGGCCGACACCCTCACCAACGACCTCCAGCCCGCGGCCCTCTCCCTGCGCCCGTCGCTGGCGGCGACACTCACCACGGGCACGTCGGCGGGCGCGCTGGCCGCGCTGGTCTCGGGCTCGGGCCCGACGACGGCGTTCCTGACGAAGGACGAGGAGTCGGCGACATCGGTGGCCGAGGCCCTGCTGGCCTCGGGCAACTGCCGCACGGCAAGGGTGACTTCGTCCCCGGCGGCGGGGGCGCGGGTGGTGTCCTGA
- a CDS encoding dolichyl-phosphate-mannose--protein mannosyltransferase, whose protein sequence is MTSTAPEALQGRDAEDRPPSWPQRLRRFGYAPRPVIGLRERLVPPYTEPSTRLWIVLGVRPLLADRLIRWSAWTGPLLVALVAGLMRFWHLGSPKAVIFDETYYAKDSWALVKQGYEGSWPKDVDKLILADPSQVPVPADPGYVVHPPMGKWIIGLGELMFGFDPFGWRFMVAVLGTLSVLMLCRIGRRLFRSTFLGCLAGGLLAVDGLHFVMSRTALLDLVLMFFVLAAFGCLLLDRDWARRRFADALPLDEEGVLRPDAAVAGGLRLGWRPWRIAAGLMLGLAFATKWNGLYILAAFGLLTIFWDVGARRTAGAVSPYLAVLKRDLLPAFVSTVPVAIGTYIASWTGWIVTDKGYFRDWAATQGQGGMWSWLPDWLRSLWHYETEVYSFHVNLTSGHTYQSNPWSWIVLGRPVSYFYEDPRGGTEGCTAAPADKCAQEVLAIGTPLLWWAACFALLYVLWRWFFRRDWRAGAIACGVAAGWVPWFFYQERTIFLFYAVVFVPFLCLAVSMMIGAMLGPAGSDERRRTIGAVGAGVLVLLIVWNFIYFWPIFTGQTIPVEGWQDRMWLDTWV, encoded by the coding sequence GTGACCAGTACTGCGCCAGAAGCCCTCCAGGGTCGGGACGCCGAGGACAGGCCGCCGTCGTGGCCCCAGCGGCTGCGGCGGTTCGGCTATGCGCCGAGACCGGTGATCGGGCTGCGCGAACGGCTGGTCCCGCCGTACACGGAGCCGTCGACCCGCCTGTGGATCGTCCTCGGCGTGCGGCCCCTGCTCGCCGACCGGCTGATCCGCTGGTCCGCGTGGACCGGTCCGCTGCTGGTGGCGCTGGTCGCCGGACTGATGCGGTTCTGGCACCTGGGCAGCCCCAAGGCGGTGATATTCGACGAGACGTACTACGCGAAGGACTCGTGGGCGCTCGTCAAGCAGGGGTACGAGGGCAGCTGGCCCAAGGACGTCGACAAGCTGATCCTGGCCGACCCCTCCCAGGTCCCGGTGCCGGCCGACCCCGGGTATGTGGTGCACCCGCCGATGGGCAAGTGGATCATCGGGCTCGGCGAGCTGATGTTCGGCTTCGACCCGTTCGGCTGGCGCTTCATGGTGGCCGTCCTCGGCACGCTCTCCGTACTGATGCTGTGCCGCATCGGCCGCCGGCTGTTCCGTTCGACGTTCCTGGGCTGTCTGGCGGGCGGGCTGCTCGCCGTCGACGGACTGCACTTCGTGATGAGCCGCACCGCCCTGCTCGACCTGGTGCTGATGTTCTTCGTACTGGCCGCGTTCGGCTGTCTGCTGCTGGACAGGGACTGGGCGCGAAGGCGGTTCGCGGACGCGCTGCCGCTGGACGAGGAGGGGGTGCTGCGCCCGGACGCCGCCGTCGCCGGGGGCCTGCGTCTCGGCTGGCGGCCGTGGCGTATCGCCGCCGGTCTGATGCTGGGGCTCGCGTTCGCGACGAAGTGGAACGGCCTCTACATCCTGGCCGCGTTCGGTCTGCTCACCATCTTCTGGGACGTGGGCGCGCGGCGCACCGCCGGCGCCGTAAGCCCGTATCTCGCCGTACTCAAGCGCGACCTGCTGCCCGCCTTCGTCTCGACGGTCCCGGTCGCGATCGGCACGTACATCGCCTCGTGGACCGGCTGGATCGTCACCGACAAGGGCTACTTCCGGGACTGGGCCGCCACCCAGGGCCAGGGCGGGATGTGGTCCTGGCTGCCGGACTGGCTGCGCAGCCTGTGGCACTACGAGACCGAGGTCTACAGCTTCCACGTCAATCTGACTTCCGGGCACACCTACCAGTCCAACCCCTGGAGCTGGATCGTCCTGGGCCGTCCGGTCTCGTACTTCTACGAGGACCCGAGGGGCGGTACGGAGGGCTGCACGGCGGCCCCGGCGGACAAGTGCGCCCAGGAGGTCCTGGCGATCGGCACGCCCCTGCTCTGGTGGGCGGCGTGCTTCGCGCTGCTGTACGTGCTGTGGCGCTGGTTCTTCCGCCGCGACTGGCGCGCGGGCGCCATCGCCTGCGGGGTGGCGGCGGGCTGGGTGCCGTGGTTCTTCTACCAGGAACGCACGATCTTCCTCTTCTACGCGGTCGTCTTCGTGCCGTTCCTCTGCCTGGCGGTGTCGATGATGATCGGCGCGATGCTGGGCCCGGCGGGCTCGGACGAGAGACGCCGAACGATCGGCGCGGTCGGGGCGGGTGTGCTGGTGCTGCTGATCGTGTGGAACTTCATCTATTTCTGGCCGATCTTCACGGGCCAGACGATCCCGGTCGAAGGCTGGCAGGACCGGATGTGGCTCGACACCTGGGTCTAG
- the rsmA gene encoding 16S rRNA (adenine(1518)-N(6)/adenine(1519)-N(6))-dimethyltransferase RsmA — translation MSTTEPDALLGPADIRELAAALGVRPTKQRGQNFVIDANTVRRIVRTAGVRPDDVVVEVGPGLGSLTLALLEAAEHVTAVEIDDILAAALPRTVEARMPDRAARFSLVHADAMRVSELPGPAPTALVANLPYNVAVPVLLHMLEQFPTIERTLIMVQAEVADRLAAAPGNKVYGVPSVKANWYAEVKRAGAIGRNVFWPAPNVDSGLVSLVRRAEPLTTTASRTEVFAVVDAAFAQRRKTLRAALAGWAGSAPAAETALLAAGVSPQARGESLTVEEFARIAESKGAGA, via the coding sequence GTGAGCACCACAGAGCCCGACGCCCTCCTGGGCCCCGCAGACATCCGCGAGCTGGCCGCCGCGCTGGGCGTACGCCCCACGAAGCAGCGCGGCCAGAACTTCGTCATCGACGCCAACACCGTCCGCCGGATCGTCCGTACGGCCGGTGTGCGGCCGGACGACGTGGTCGTGGAGGTGGGCCCCGGGCTCGGCTCGCTGACACTGGCGCTGCTGGAGGCGGCCGAGCACGTGACGGCCGTCGAGATCGACGACATCCTCGCCGCGGCGCTGCCGCGCACCGTCGAGGCCCGGATGCCGGACCGCGCCGCCCGCTTCTCGCTGGTGCACGCGGACGCGATGCGGGTGAGCGAACTGCCGGGCCCCGCGCCCACCGCGCTGGTGGCGAACCTGCCGTACAACGTCGCCGTGCCCGTCCTGCTCCACATGCTGGAGCAGTTCCCGACGATCGAGCGGACCCTGATCATGGTCCAGGCGGAGGTCGCGGACCGGCTCGCGGCGGCGCCGGGGAACAAGGTGTACGGCGTGCCGTCGGTGAAGGCCAACTGGTACGCGGAGGTCAAGCGCGCCGGCGCGATCGGCCGCAATGTGTTCTGGCCCGCGCCGAACGTCGACTCCGGCCTCGTCTCGCTCGTCCGGCGCGCCGAGCCGCTGACGACCACCGCGTCACGCACCGAGGTCTTCGCGGTCGTGGACGCGGCCTTCGCGCAGCGCCGCAAGACGCTGCGCGCGGCGCTCGCGGGCTGGGCCGGGTCCGCCCCGGCGGCGGAGACGGCGCTGCTCGCGGCGGGCGTCTCGCCGCAGGCGCGGGGGGAGTCTCTGACGGTGGAGGAGTTCGCACGTATCGCGGAGTCGAAGGGAGCGGGCGCGTGA
- the rsmI gene encoding 16S rRNA (cytidine(1402)-2'-O)-methyltransferase — MTTVPSRGTAPAAPAGVLVLAGTPIGDISDAPPRLASELAAADVVAAEDTRRLRRLTQALGVRTTGRVVSYFEGNESARTPELVEALAGGARVLLVTDAGMPSVSDPGYRLVAAAVERDITVTAVPGPSAVLTALALSGLPVDRFCFEGFLPRKAGERLARLREAADERRTLVYFEAPHRLDDTLAAMAEVFGAGRRAAVCRELTKTYEEVKRGGLGELAKWAADGVRGEITVVVEGAPERAPVTDPDELVRRVRVREEAGERRKEAIAAVALESGVPKREVFDAVVAAKNAARTSSPDGKGLS, encoded by the coding sequence GTGACTACTGTGCCCTCCAGGGGAACGGCCCCCGCAGCCCCGGCCGGCGTTCTCGTCCTCGCCGGGACCCCCATCGGCGACATCTCCGACGCCCCGCCGCGCCTCGCCTCCGAGCTGGCGGCGGCGGACGTCGTCGCCGCCGAGGACACCCGGCGGCTGCGCAGGCTCACCCAGGCGCTCGGCGTGCGGACCACGGGCCGTGTCGTCTCGTACTTCGAGGGCAACGAGAGCGCCCGTACGCCGGAACTCGTGGAGGCGCTGGCCGGCGGCGCCCGCGTGCTCCTCGTGACGGACGCGGGGATGCCGTCGGTCTCCGACCCCGGCTACCGGCTCGTGGCGGCGGCCGTCGAGCGCGACATCACGGTGACCGCGGTGCCGGGTCCGTCCGCCGTACTGACCGCGCTGGCGCTCTCCGGTCTGCCCGTCGACCGCTTCTGCTTCGAGGGGTTCCTGCCGCGGAAGGCGGGCGAACGGCTCGCGAGGCTCCGCGAGGCCGCCGACGAGCGCCGTACCCTCGTCTACTTCGAGGCGCCGCACCGGCTCGACGACACCCTCGCGGCGATGGCCGAGGTCTTCGGCGCCGGCCGCCGGGCCGCCGTCTGCCGCGAGTTGACCAAGACGTACGAAGAGGTGAAGCGCGGTGGCCTCGGTGAACTGGCGAAGTGGGCGGCCGACGGCGTACGCGGGGAGATCACCGTCGTGGTCGAGGGAGCCCCGGAGCGCGCGCCCGTCACGGACCCGGACGAGCTGGTGCGCAGGGTGCGGGTGAGGGAGGAGGCGGGGGAGCGCAGGAAGGAGGCCATCGCGGCGGTCGCCCTGGAGTCAGGGGTGCCCAAACGCGAGGTCTTCGATGCGGTCGTCGCGGCAAAGAATGCCGCTCGGACAAGCTCCCCGGACGGTAAAGGACTATCTTGA
- a CDS encoding xylulokinase, protein MSAHVVAVDVGTSAVRAVAIDAGGQVVAQRRIARTSGLGGDTFDAGELERDVTAALAGVSGGRPPSALAIAAHIGTVAVDSALRPLGRGGGWADTQGVARLAALGDATVRRLLRAAGRPALTGGALAHLMGMEPELASRVRAVLSPKDFLVAGLTGRLTCDTISAAYTLASDVRRRRWNTGVLAEAGLDPVLLPPQSEPTSVVGALSGEAAAATGLPTGLPVIAGGPDGSVGIGLLLGGADDVIADVAGTTDVIGRLLPGPDDVPEGAVLNPSVLPGRFVGGGATGLTGGAVARWRSLVGTVADEELAAVPPGANGLTVLPGMTGARFPTWRSGSRGAVLGQRPDHDTACLLRAAQEAAAFTVREGMDRLDPSGGLPVALAGGSSRSAHVARLRADILARPLLISPEPDVTLLGAAALAFIGSGLDTDLDAIRARLIGTPRRIDPDAARAARYERLHSRWLELRDATDALSVPSAD, encoded by the coding sequence ATGAGCGCACACGTCGTCGCGGTCGATGTCGGCACCTCGGCCGTGCGGGCCGTCGCGATCGACGCGGGGGGACAGGTCGTCGCCCAGCGGCGGATCGCCCGCACCTCAGGACTCGGCGGCGACACCTTCGACGCCGGCGAACTGGAGCGGGACGTCACCGCCGCGCTGGCGGGGGTCTCCGGCGGACGGCCGCCCTCGGCGCTCGCCATCGCCGCCCACATCGGCACGGTCGCCGTCGATTCCGCTCTGCGGCCCCTCGGTCGCGGCGGCGGCTGGGCCGACACCCAGGGCGTGGCACGGCTCGCGGCGCTCGGCGACGCGACGGTGCGGCGGCTGCTGCGCGCGGCGGGCCGTCCGGCGCTGACGGGCGGTGCCCTCGCCCATCTGATGGGCATGGAGCCCGAACTCGCCTCGCGGGTGCGCGCCGTGCTGTCGCCCAAGGACTTCCTCGTCGCCGGACTCACCGGACGGCTCACCTGCGACACGATCAGCGCCGCCTACACGCTGGCCTCCGACGTACGCCGCCGCCGGTGGAACACCGGCGTGCTCGCGGAGGCCGGTCTGGACCCCGTACTGCTGCCGCCGCAGTCGGAACCGACATCGGTGGTCGGCGCCCTCAGCGGAGAGGCCGCGGCGGCCACCGGCCTGCCCACGGGACTTCCGGTGATCGCCGGGGGCCCGGACGGATCCGTCGGCATCGGTCTGCTCCTGGGCGGAGCCGACGACGTCATCGCCGACGTCGCGGGCACCACCGACGTCATCGGCAGGCTGCTCCCGGGCCCCGATGACGTACCGGAGGGCGCCGTACTCAACCCTTCCGTCCTGCCCGGCCGATTTGTCGGCGGCGGGGCGACCGGACTCACCGGGGGCGCTGTCGCCCGGTGGCGCTCCCTGGTCGGCACCGTCGCGGACGAAGAACTCGCCGCGGTGCCGCCGGGCGCGAACGGGCTCACCGTCCTGCCCGGCATGACGGGCGCGCGCTTCCCGACCTGGCGGTCCGGTAGCCGCGGGGCGGTGCTCGGTCAGCGTCCCGACCACGACACGGCCTGCCTGCTGCGAGCCGCGCAGGAGGCGGCGGCCTTCACGGTCCGCGAGGGAATGGACCGCCTGGACCCCTCGGGCGGCCTGCCGGTCGCCCTGGCCGGCGGCTCGTCGCGCAGTGCCCATGTGGCACGACTGCGCGCCGACATCCTCGCCCGGCCGCTCCTGATCTCCCCGGAGCCGGACGTGACCCTGCTCGGCGCCGCGGCGCTGGCGTTCATCGGCTCCGGACTGGACACCGACCTGGACGCCATCCGCGCCCGACTGATCGGCACCCCACGCAGGATCGACCCGGACGCCGCCCGTGCGGCGCGCTACGAGCGACTCCACTCCCGCTGGCTGGAACTGCGCGACGCGACGGACGCGCTGTCGGTCCCGTCCGCCGATTGA
- a CDS encoding ubiquitin-like domain-containing protein — protein MVRLWRVTIPRLGSAAWIGPDRTCGASSVMNSAQDSQHGGPGGRRRLVPQALVVAVLAGGTSAFVADDKAVSLSVDGTPRTLHTFADDVAELLADEGVRTGEHDIVAPGRDTELSDGDTVVVRHGRPVMLTVDGRRRQIWTTADTVDGALRHLGVRAQGAVLSASRSSAIPRGGLALDVLTERTVTFMADGRERTIRTNAATVREALTDAGLSLHGQDTTSVRPESFPRDGQTITVMRITRDEIVRDEAVPYDTERIQDPSLFTGTEVVTRRGEQGTRRLTYAVRAVNGVKQKPREISEKLVRAPVTQRVRVGTKQRPASVAGADGLDWAALAACESGGRPDAVDPSGTYGGLYQFDTATWHSLGGSGRPQDASAGEQTYRAKKLYARRGASPWPHCGRRLHG, from the coding sequence GTGGTGCGGCTTTGGAGAGTGACGATCCCTCGGCTAGGGTCTGCCGCTTGGATCGGGCCGGACCGGACTTGTGGAGCGTCGAGCGTCATGAACAGTGCGCAGGACAGTCAGCACGGCGGACCTGGCGGGCGCCGCCGTCTCGTCCCGCAGGCCCTCGTCGTCGCCGTCCTGGCCGGCGGCACCTCCGCCTTCGTCGCCGACGACAAGGCCGTCAGCCTCAGCGTCGACGGCACCCCGCGCACCCTCCACACCTTCGCCGACGACGTGGCCGAACTCCTCGCCGACGAAGGCGTCAGGACCGGCGAGCACGACATCGTCGCCCCCGGGCGGGACACCGAGCTCAGCGACGGCGACACGGTGGTCGTGCGCCACGGCCGCCCCGTCATGCTCACCGTCGACGGCCGGCGCCGCCAGATCTGGACGACCGCCGACACCGTCGACGGCGCGCTGCGGCACCTCGGCGTCCGCGCGCAGGGCGCCGTTCTGTCCGCCTCGCGCTCGTCCGCGATCCCCCGCGGCGGGCTCGCCCTCGACGTCCTCACCGAGCGCACCGTGACGTTCATGGCCGACGGTCGCGAGCGCACCATCCGTACGAACGCCGCGACCGTACGCGAGGCCCTGACCGACGCCGGGCTGTCGCTGCACGGCCAGGACACCACCTCCGTACGGCCCGAGAGCTTCCCGCGCGACGGCCAGACGATCACCGTGATGCGTATCACCCGCGACGAGATCGTCCGCGACGAGGCCGTTCCGTACGACACCGAACGGATCCAGGACCCCTCGCTGTTCACCGGCACGGAGGTCGTCACACGCCGGGGCGAGCAGGGGACGCGCCGCCTCACCTACGCGGTGCGCGCGGTCAACGGGGTGAAGCAGAAGCCCCGCGAGATCTCCGAGAAGCTCGTCCGCGCGCCCGTGACCCAGCGCGTCAGGGTCGGTACGAAGCAGCGCCCGGCCTCCGTCGCGGGCGCAGACGGACTCGACTGGGCCGCGCTCGCCGCCTGCGAGTCGGGCGGCCGGCCGGACGCGGTCGACCCCTCGGGGACGTACGGCGGGCTCTACCAGTTCGACACCGCCACGTGGCACTCCCTCGGCGGCAGCGGACGCCCGCAGGACGCGTCCGCGGGCGAGCAGACGTACCGGGCGAAGAAGCTCTACGCGCGAAGGGGGGCGAGTCCGTGGCCGCACTGCGGCCGTAGGCTGCACGGGTGA
- a CDS encoding TatD family hydrolase: protein MSPRSATRSDEAPPAPEPLRVPVADSHTHLDMQSGTVTEALAKAASVGVPTVVQVGCDVKGSRWAAETAAAHASVHAAVALHPNEAPRIVHGDPDGWSRQGAREAGGDAALDDALTEIDALAALAPVLAVGETGLDFFRTGPEGMAAQERSFRAHIEIAKRHGKALVIHDREAHADVLRVLADEGAPERTIFHCYSGDAEMAEICAAAGYFMSFAGNMTFKNARPLRDALAVAPLELVLVETDAPFLTPVPYRGRPNAPYLIPITVRAMAEVRGIGEDAMATAISANTARAFGY from the coding sequence ATGAGCCCGAGAAGCGCCACACGCTCCGACGAAGCGCCGCCGGCCCCCGAACCGCTGCGGGTGCCGGTCGCCGATTCGCACACCCATCTGGACATGCAGAGCGGCACCGTCACGGAGGCCCTTGCCAAGGCCGCCTCCGTAGGAGTGCCGACCGTCGTCCAGGTGGGCTGCGACGTGAAGGGGTCCCGCTGGGCGGCCGAGACGGCCGCCGCGCACGCGTCCGTGCACGCGGCTGTCGCGCTGCATCCCAACGAGGCTCCGCGCATCGTCCACGGCGACCCCGACGGCTGGTCGCGCCAGGGCGCGCGCGAGGCCGGCGGCGACGCGGCCCTGGACGACGCGCTCACCGAGATCGACGCCCTGGCCGCGCTCGCGCCCGTGCTGGCCGTCGGCGAGACCGGGCTCGACTTCTTCCGTACGGGGCCCGAGGGGATGGCCGCGCAGGAACGCTCCTTCCGCGCGCACATCGAGATCGCCAAACGGCACGGAAAAGCGCTCGTGATCCACGACCGCGAAGCGCACGCCGACGTGTTGCGCGTCCTCGCCGACGAAGGCGCTCCGGAACGGACCATTTTCCACTGCTATTCGGGCGATGCGGAAATGGCCGAAATCTGCGCCGCAGCGGGCTACTTCATGTCCTTCGCGGGAAATATGACGTTCAAGAACGCGCGTCCGCTGCGTGACGCGCTGGCCGTCGCTCCGCTCGAACTCGTGCTGGTCGAGACCGACGCGCCTTTTCTGACGCCCGTTCCGTACCGGGGACGGCCCAATGCGCCGTATTTGATTCCGATCACGGTGCGCGCGATGGCGGAAGTCCGGGGGATCGGCGAGGACGCGATGGCGACGGCGATTTCGGCCAACACGGCGCGCGCTTTCGGCTACTGA